AGAATCGGTGAAATGTCTCGTCCTTTGTGAAAAGGGACGGTTGTACTCCGACCATCTGGATGCCGATACTGCTTGTGTGAACCTCTTTGGCGCACTTGAACAAAGCCAAGTTTTTCCAAGATTGCTACTACTTCGTGAGGCTTGAGAAGGGGGTACTTACCCATTGTTAGGCAACCATCACCATTTGTGTACCAATGAATTCGGCTTCCAGCACTGGCTCACCATCCTCCAGCAGCATTTCAATGACTTCGCGGAGGTTTTTTTGTAGTTCATCCAGTGTTTCTGCTTGCGTGTGAGCACCTGGGAAACCTGGCACATAGCCAATGTACAAACCAGTATCAGGACACTTTTCAACAACCGCTGGAAAAATTCTCATATTGTCCACCTCCATTGCAATTCTACATCGTGACACCCCTTGCGCCCAACTCCTGATTAGACAGTTTCTATTATCACCTTTAGGCCGCGTTCTAGCAGCCTAAAACTCCAGTGTTGCTTCTCACATTCTGTGCTGCCAATGATCTCATCTTGTTTTTCCAGCTTCTTCGGAGTGTTATATGGTTTCCACACAGCACACCGTTGCATTCCGGTTACAACGTGTCAACCGGACTGCGAACGCCTTTTCCACCACGGTTCAACACGTGCGTGTAGATCATCGTCATCAGCACATCCTTGTGGCCGACAAACTCTTGCACCACCCCGGTGCCATAGCCCGCTTCGATCAGATGCATGCCAAATGAATGTCTCAGTGTGTGACAGGTTGCCCTTTTTGTCAATCCTGCCTTCTCCACGGCCTGCTCGAACGCCTTTTGCAAGGATACGAGCTTCGCGCTATCGAAGCTTGCCATTCGCGCCTTCTCAATTGCCCGCTTGAACGCCTTTTGCACGATGGACTCATCAACGTGATGGCGCTCTTGCTCACTCCTCCAGCAATTCTTCCGCGGATGCCTCTGCCGCAACATCCACTGCCAGCGCCATTCACCAGAGGCGTTTGGATACTTCCGATCCAGTGCATCGGGCAATGGAACCAAACCACCGGCCACTGCCAGCCGCCACTTTGTCCGCCCAAGCGATGACCGGCTGTGTGCAACATCCCCATGGGCTGCCAGTTTCGTCATAAAACCTCATTTGCGACCCGCTACTGCCATCGGTGTGCGTTCAACACTTCAGATGGTCGCGATGCTAGCCAGTGGCTATAACAAAGTCAAGCGTTGACCTGTACACTTGCACCAACCGGTCGCGCAGGTCCTCTCACCTACTCCCACAGACTGACGTGGAAGGTTGTGTTCATGGTGATTTCCTTTCTCCAGATCAAGCCAATTGGGGTCGCGTGGGAGAGGTTGGCCGCGGCAGTAGTTCATCATGAGCAATGATAGCGAGCGTCGTGAGCGTGAGCCTGCATGGCTGGCCATACGATTTTTGAAAATTGAACACTGTTCACTTTCTTCTGGCCTGTCGGTGTAGTAAGCTACGCGCGGCCCGAAATCCAAAATCTCTTCTAAAGGAGGAACTATGCAGAACAATCGAAGCTTTGCCGTTGCCGTCACCATTACAATTGGCCTGGTCGCCTTAGCAGCCGTGTTGTGGTTGTCCAATCAACGACTGGCTCATTCAGCCGCGGCTGAACCGTTCCAAGGCGCACCGGCCACGGGCGGCGCCGTTAACGCGAGCAACAACGTCTCAACCGGATCAGGTGCTTTCGTGGACATCCCCAATATGTCCATCACTACATCGTTCATTCGCACAGGTGATCTTCTGATCACGTTCTCAGCCGAGTCTTTTGTCAGCAACGCTGCCACGCGATTGCAGGTACGCTGCCTCGTTGACGGCAATGTGATCCCACCGAATGAATTGACGTTTGATTCAACAACCACTCGTGAAGCGCACTCGATGAGTTTCCTTGCCCAGAACGTCGGTTTAGGCCCTCACCAGATTCGCATGCAGTGGCGCCAAACCGGTGGTGGAACGGTGACGGTTGACGAACGGAACCTGTCATACGCCAATGTGAATTAGAACCGCTCGAAATTCTTTGGTTCACCACTGAACTCCTCAACCAGCAAGGGATTGTTCGATTAACGCAGAGGTCATTAATCACACGAGCTGAGTGAGACCATGCTCCAATGAGTTAATCTTCAATCCCTCCCAATCACCTAAAGCGATTTTCAATTGCACTTAGCCTGGTTGCCCCGCATCTTGTTGCGGGCTGATGCACGCTGCAAGCCGCGCGCCCTAGCGTAAACTCATTCACAAATCGCTCTCATCGAGCGTTGGATGGATTGCGACATCGTGACGCGAAGCCGCTGCTCAGCGGTGAGCTGAGCGCGCAACACCACAATGCTGTGGATTCAGACCTGACGAACGAGAGGGTCAAGGCATCCTCAGCTTCAAGCTGAACGAGCAACAACCCTTGCTTGTGGAGTCAAATTGTCAGCCGTTGCCATTGTGATGCTCATTGGTCAGGCAGCAATCGTCGGTCAAGCGGGTTGTGGGTGCATAAGCGTTTCCCTGTTATCACCCGGACGTTTGAACTTCCGAGCGTGAGGCAGCCGCGGCCCTGGGTTGCATCGCCGGCAGATAAGAGAGTCCAACACACAACAGCAGATTGACGACCCAGCCAATAAGCCCAGCATGAAAACCGGCCAATTTTGGATAGCCAGCCGCTGCTAAACCGAGCGACAGTCCAACACCAACCACCATGCCGGTCAAGGCAGCGCGCGCGGTCAAGCGCGGCCAGAGCAAGCTCAGGATGAACATGGGCGACACTTGCGCCAACACTTCCATCTTCAGCTCCGTCAAGCCCCACAAAGTGATACGCGGCACGAGTGCCAACAGGATCAGGACGCCGACGATACCCCACGATAGGTATTTGCCAATTCGTGTCAGCCGCTCTTCGGGAGCGTGTTTGAGCACGGTTTTGCCGAGGCAGTCCTTGGCAAGGATGGATGACAAGCTAAGCAGCACTGAATCGGCAGTGGACATGATTGCAGCGAGTGTGCCGGTGAAAACAAGCGCGCCCATCACGTACATCCACGGCGACTGATGAGCCCATTCCCGCACCAGCAGCGGCATGACTTGATCGGCGGCCACGCCTTTCAAACTGGCGAAGTGCGGAATGCTCAAGATGCCGATCAAATAAACCACCAACATGGTCACCAGCGGCATGAAGACCATCATGCTGAGCGAGCGTTTCAGCGTGGTTGCATTGCGTGCAGCATAGATGCGCTGAATGGCTTGCGGATAGACAGCGGCAGAAAAACCGACAAGCAACGTCGTGCTCAACCACGTGCTGCACATTTCAAGTGAAGGCACGGCCGCCTTGTGTGGTTGATGCGCCATAATCCATTCGGTGGTCACACGCAAATGATCTGGTCCGGGCGTAGCCGCGATTAACATACCAAGCAGCCCGATCAGCAGCATCAAGCCTTGCACACAATCGGTCCACGCTACCGCCCGCATGCCGCCCATTGTCTCGTACATGGCAACCGTCAATGTGAGAACCACCACGCCAACCCAGTAGGGCACGGCATTGCCTGATAATCCGGCCACGACATGTCCCATGGCCATCAGTTGGGCCAGCAGGTAATTGGAGAGCGTGATGACAAACAACCCATTGGCGAACCACGTCAAGGCCGGTGAACCAAAGCGGTGCTCAATCCAATCCCCCGGTGTGACGTAATTGTATTGCTTGGCCAGGCGGTGCAAGCGTGGCGCAAACAGCAAATAGATGACGATGATGGCCATCATGAAGCCGACGCTCATGATCCAGGCGTAGCCGATCCGGTAGGCTTCGCCCGGATATCCGACTAGCGCGTTGCCACTGTACTGGGTCGCATAGAGCGTCAGAAAGAGCACAAATGGGCCCAGCGTTTTTCCCGCCAAATAAAAATCCGTCAGCGAGTGATTGCGGCGCGCACGCCGAGCGACATAGCCGGCTACCACCATCATGAGTAAGTAGAGGCCGATCACCACGGCCACGCCCCAGCCGAAAGTAAGGTTCATGATGGTTCCTCCTGCCGGCGTGATGCACTGTTCGCCTCGTCATCATCTTTCCAGTAACGATGCACCACAAAGGCCGTGAAGCACGCGATGCCAATGGTGGCAAGTAATGAGACGACGACCC
This window of the Blastocatellia bacterium genome carries:
- a CDS encoding type II toxin-antitoxin system HicB family antitoxin, encoding MRIFPAVVEKCPDTGLYIGYVPGFPGAHTQAETLDELQKNLREVIEMLLEDGEPVLEAEFIGTQMVMVA
- a CDS encoding sodium:solute symporter family protein, which gives rise to MNLTFGWGVAVVIGLYLLMMVVAGYVARRARRNHSLTDFYLAGKTLGPFVLFLTLYATQYSGNALVGYPGEAYRIGYAWIMSVGFMMAIIVIYLLFAPRLHRLAKQYNYVTPGDWIEHRFGSPALTWFANGLFVITLSNYLLAQLMAMGHVVAGLSGNAVPYWVGVVVLTLTVAMYETMGGMRAVAWTDCVQGLMLLIGLLGMLIAATPGPDHLRVTTEWIMAHQPHKAAVPSLEMCSTWLSTTLLVGFSAAVYPQAIQRIYAARNATTLKRSLSMMVFMPLVTMLVVYLIGILSIPHFASLKGVAADQVMPLLVREWAHQSPWMYVMGALVFTGTLAAIMSTADSVLLSLSSILAKDCLGKTVLKHAPEERLTRIGKYLSWGIVGVLILLALVPRITLWGLTELKMEVLAQVSPMFILSLLWPRLTARAALTGMVVGVGLSLGLAAAGYPKLAGFHAGLIGWVVNLLLCVGLSYLPAMQPRAAAASRSEVQTSG
- a CDS encoding type II toxin-antitoxin system HicA family toxin, producing the protein MGKYPLLKPHEVVAILEKLGFVQVRQRGSHKQYRHPDGRSTTVPFHKGRDISPILLR
- a CDS encoding tyrosine-type recombinase/integrase — protein: MTKLAAHGDVAHSRSSLGRTKWRLAVAGGLVPLPDALDRKYPNASGEWRWQWMLRQRHPRKNCWRSEQERHHVDESIVQKAFKRAIEKARMASFDSAKLVSLQKAFEQAVEKAGLTKRATCHTLRHSFGMHLIEAGYGTGVVQEFVGHKDVLMTMIYTHVLNRGGKGVRSPVDTL